The genomic interval GAAAACCGACGCTACTCCCGAGACTTTTGTCGCCGGAACACCCGTCATGATAGCGCCCAACGGCACAAGTTTCGTGTGGTACTTCGGCGCCATTTCAGCCGTCGTAGAGACAAATTATGTAGTTGATTACATGATTCCCGGCGTTCCTGAAGTCAAACAGGACACAGTCGGCATGGATAAGCTTTTCGCCGCGAAAATGATGGAATAAACTTTTTTATAAGGCGAATTTTTTAGGGCGGCTCCTGCCGCCCTTTTATTATTTCCACTTGTTCAGGTGTATCCTCGAAGGGTCGAATCTCTTTGGCTGTTCGGGTTTTTCGGCCGGATAACCGAGAGCGACTATTCCGAGAGGTTTAATTTTTTCAGGAAGCCTGAAAAGTTCCGAAATACCTTTCGTCCTGTCTTCTCTCGGATGAACTCCCAGCCACACCGAGCCTATACCGAGAGAATTAGCCGCCAAAAGAATGTTCTGTAGAGCCGCCGAGCAGTCCTGAGCCCAGTATCCGGCGTTTTCCTGTATGCTCTCGTCGGCGCAGACAACAACGACACAAGGCGCCTCAAGCAGCATTTTCGCGTATGGATGAACTCCTGCCATTTTTTCCATAGTATTCCTGTCGTCGACAACTATAAAATGCCACGGTCTCAGATTTCTCGCCGAAGGTGCGAACATAGCTGCTTTCATTATTTTGTCCAAGTCTTCCTTTGAAATCTCTTTTTTTATATATTTTCTGATGCTACGCCTGGTCAGGATGCATTCCATCGCTTCCATAAACCCTCCTGAAGTTAAATCGTAAAAGTTATTTTCAATTTGCTTTACCAAGTCTTTCCGCCATTAAAGGCAGAACTTCGATAAAGCGCTCTATGTCTTCGTTTGAGATCTCTCTGTGAGTGACTAATCTGACAAACCGGTTTTCAGGGGGATAAGTCAATATATTATTTTCTTTTAGAATTTCAATAAATTTACCGGCAGTATTTTCTGTAGAGAATTTAATAAAAACCATGTTTATCTTGACCTTATCAACATT from candidate division WOR-3 bacterium carries:
- a CDS encoding nitroreductase family protein, coding for MEAMECILTRRSIRKYIKKEISKEDLDKIMKAAMFAPSARNLRPWHFIVVDDRNTMEKMAGVHPYAKMLLEAPCVVVVCADESIQENAGYWAQDCSAALQNILLAANSLGIGSVWLGVHPREDRTKGISELFRLPEKIKPLGIVALGYPAEKPEQPKRFDPSRIHLNKWK